A stretch of DNA from Anaerolineae bacterium:
TCCTGGCCGCCGCCGTGCGGCTCTTTCAGCGCCGCGACCTCTGACATCCGCTCCTCAGGCGGCCACCGCCAGTTCGCTCAGCACCTTGGTCAGCACCTCGCGCCAGATGCCCTGTTCGTCCAGTGGAATGGCGATATGCCGGCGTGCCACCTTGACGGCACTGCCCAACTTCTGCTGGAGCGCATCCCGGTCGATCAGCTCCAGGCCGATACAGCGGATCACCAGGCTGTTGTTCTCGCGAACGATAGCCTCGATGCCTAACTGCAGGGCATCGGCTCGCACATGGAGCTGGAAGAAGAGGTTTTCCACCTCCACCGGCAAAGGGCCGAAGCGGTCCCGCAGTTCCGCGGCCAGTTCATCAATCTCCGCATGGGTGCTCAGCTCCGCCAGCCGGCGGTACATCTGCAGGCGCAGGGGCTCCTCGGGGATATAACTCTCTGGAATATATGCCACCAGCGGCAGATCGATTAACACCAGCGGTTGATCGGCACCGATGGTCTTGGGAAGCTGGGGTCGGCGCCAGCCGGCGCCCGGCTTCTTCTTTGGCTCCTCCTCATCCGGGGCGCCGCCCTCACGCAGTTCCTGAATGGCCTGCGAGAGGAGCCGGGAATACATGTCCAGGCCGATGGCGGCGATGTGGCCGTGCTGGCGGGCGCCCAGTATCTCGCCGGCGCCGCGAATCTCCAGGTCCTCCAGGGCGATGCGAAAGCCGGCGCCCAGCTCGGTCGCCTCGGCGATGGCTTCCAGCCGGCGGCGCGCCACCGGGCTGAGCGGATGATGCTTGTCGTACAGCAGGTAGGCATAGGCGCGCACGGCGCCGCGCCCCACGCGCCCGCGCAGTTGATACAACTGGGCCAGGCCGAAGGTGTCCGCCCGGTTGATGATGATGGTGTTCACGTTGGGGATATCAATGCCGCTCTCGATGATGGTGGTGCACACCAGCACATCATATTCCCCGTTGGCAAAATCCCACATCACCTGGGCCAGCTCTTTCTCCGGCATCTGCCCATGGGCGATGGCGAAGGTGGCCTCCGGCACCAGCTTCTGGAGCTTGCGGGCGATGATCTCGATGCCCTGCACGCGGTTGTGCACGAAGTACACCTGGCCGCCCCGCTCCAGCTCCCGCAGGATGGCCTGCCGCACCAGGTTATCGTCGTACGGGGCCAGGATCGTCTTGATGGGCAGACGGTCCTCGGGCGGCGTGTCAATGGTGCTCATATCGCGCAGGCCGACCAGCGACATGTGCAGGGTGCGCGGGATGGGCGTAGCAGTGAGCGTCAGCACATCCACTTCCTTGCGCAGTTGTTTGAGGCGCTCCTTATGGGCCACGCCGAAGCGCTGTTCCTCGTCAATGATGACCAGGCCCAGGTCTTTGAATCTCACATCTTTTTGGAGCAGGCGGTGAGTGCCGATGATGATGTCGATTTTGCCGGCGGCCAGCTCCTGCAGGATGCGCTCCTGCTCCTGCCTGGACCGAAAGCGCGACAGCATCTCGACAATGACCGGGAAGGCCGCCAGCCGCTCCTGAAAGCGCTTGTAATGCTGTTGGGCCAACACGGTGGTCGGCACCAGCACCGCCACCTGCTTGCCGTCCATCACCGCCTTGAAGGCGGAGCGCAGGGCGACCTCGGTCTTGCCGTAGCCCACATCGCCGCAGATGAGGCGGTCCATGGGCAGGGGCCGTTCCATGTCAGCCTTCACTTCCTCAACGGCCATCAACTGGTCCGGCGTCTCGGTATAAGGGAAAGCCTCTTCCATCTCCGCCTGCCAGGGGGTATCCGGCTGGAAGGCATGTCCCTGGGCAGTGGCGCGCGCGGCGTACAGCTCCAGCAGTTCGCGCGCCAGGTCCCGCACTGCTTTCTGGGCACGGGCTTTGGTCTGTTCCCATTCGCCGGTGCCCAGCCGGCTGAGCGGTGGAGCGCCCTCGCCCGGGCCGACGTAGCGCGCCAGGCGGTCGGCCTGATGCACAGGCACAAAGAGGCGGTCGCCGGCGGCATAATCCACCTGCAGGTATTCCCGCTCGATGCCGTCCACCGTCATCCGCACCAGGCCGCGGTAAATGCCGATGCCGTGCTCCACGTGCACCACATAGTCGCCCGGGGAGACGTCGGAGAAGAAGGCTTCCGGGGAGAGGCCGCGGGCGCGCCGGCGCTGGCGGCTCTCCGGCTTGGACCAGCCGAACAGCTCGGTATCGGTCAGCAGTACCGTGGCTGGGCCGGCGGGCGCGTCCGATTCCGCCGGCCAGACATGGTCCAGCATCCACCCCTCGGACAGCACCCCGCGCAGGAGGGTGATGGTACCGGGGGTGGGGGGCTGGGTAATTTCCTCCACCTCAGCGATGGGCCGGCCGGCCTCCAGGAACAGCTCCGCCAGCCGGCGCGCCTGCCGGCTGACGATGACCACGCGCTCGCCGGCGCGCGCCATCTCATCGCTCTCGCTCACGATCTGCTTGAGCCGGCCGCCGTAGTGGGGCGCCGGCGCGAACAGCTCGGCCAGCGGGGGCAGGGATTCCTCCTCTGCCTCCAGGCCGTAGCCCAGGTCCAGGTCTGCCCGGGCCGCGACGCGTTCCTTCTCCTGCTCCCAATCCCAATGGGTGGCGGCGAAGTCGGGCGGCAGGTCGCCGGTGCGCTGAACGGTCTGGCGGTTGTCCTCGGCCTGCTTCATGAATTCCCGGGCGGCCTCGTCCAGCTCGGCCATATCCTCGACGATGAGCAGGCCGGCGTCCGGCAGATAATCCAGCAGACGCCCCGGTTGGGAGTACAGGTAGGGCAGATAAAATTCGATGCCCTTAAAGGTCTCGCCGGCGGCCAGCCGCTCGATATCGCGGCGGAAGTCCACAGCGGCTACCGCCTGGCAGGTTTCCAGCGCGAGGTGTTCCAGCCGTTCGGCGGCCTGCGGCCCGAATTTGGGCAGGGCCTCATTGGCCGGCACCAGCGTCACCGCGGGAATGGACTGCATGGAGCGCTGGGTGGATGGGTCGAACTGACGCAGGGAATCGATCTCGTCGCCGAACAGCTCCATGCGCACCGGCCACCGCTCGGTGGGCGGGAAGAAGTCAATGATACCGCCGCGCCGGCTGAAAGTGCCCGGCTCCTCCACCAACTGCGCCGGCTGATAGCCCATGGAGACCAGGCTCTCCAGCAGTTTGACCAGGTTGACCTGCTGGCCCTGCCGCAGGACGCGCAGGCCCAGGATGAACTCGCGGCGGGGGATGGTCAGGCTGAGCAGGGCGCGCGCCGAGGTGACGACGATGGGAGGTTCCTCACCGCCGGCCTGGGCCGGCGTGCTGGCAAAATAAGGCGCCAGGGCAGAGAGGGCGCTCAGGCGCTGGAAGATGGTCTCTCCGCCCCAGGGAACCTTCTCATACGGCAGGGGGTCGGCGGCGCTGAAGAGATGCACCTCGGAGGCCGGCAGCCACTGCCGCAGATGGATATGCAACTGCACGGCGCGTTGGGGCCGGCCCGTCACCACCAGGATGGGACGCCGCAGATGCTGTGCCAGGGCGGCAACCAGGTACGGACGAGCGCTCTTGAGAATCTGCAGGGGACGCGTCCGTCCGCGCCAGCCCGGGATATCCGATTGTAAGGCGTCGAGCAGGGCCTGGTAGGCCGGCCGCTCGCGCAGAAGTTCCAGTAACCCGCTGAGCTTCAACTTTTCTCTATCCGCTGACCCTCCACGGGGCGATTAACGTGATTCATGGCCGCATCCAGGTCGCCCTGTAACCAGAGCTGGATGGCCTCCAGGGCCCGATCAATGGCCCGGGCAATCTCGATCGCCTCGTCCGTCGTGAAATCCTGCAGGACGTAATCGGCGGGATCGCCGGCGCTCGGCCGGCCGATGCCGATGCGCAGTCGGGCGAACTCCTCCGTACCCAGAGCCTGAATGATGGACTGCATGCCCTTATGGCCGCCGCTCCCGCCGGCCGGCCGCATACGCACCCTTCCCAACGGCAGGTCCAGGTCGTCGTACACCACCAGGAGGTCCGCCGGCGTGCGCCGGTAATAATGCAGAACCGCCTGCACCGCCTTCCCACTCAGGTTCATGTAGGTCATGGGCTTGACGAGCAGGGCCGGC
This window harbors:
- the mfd gene encoding transcription-repair coupling factor produces the protein MKLSGLLELLRERPAYQALLDALQSDIPGWRGRTRPLQILKSARPYLVAALAQHLRRPILVVTGRPQRAVQLHIHLRQWLPASEVHLFSAADPLPYEKVPWGGETIFQRLSALSALAPYFASTPAQAGGEEPPIVVTSARALLSLTIPRREFILGLRVLRQGQQVNLVKLLESLVSMGYQPAQLVEEPGTFSRRGGIIDFFPPTERWPVRMELFGDEIDSLRQFDPSTQRSMQSIPAVTLVPANEALPKFGPQAAERLEHLALETCQAVAAVDFRRDIERLAAGETFKGIEFYLPYLYSQPGRLLDYLPDAGLLIVEDMAELDEAAREFMKQAEDNRQTVQRTGDLPPDFAATHWDWEQEKERVAARADLDLGYGLEAEEESLPPLAELFAPAPHYGGRLKQIVSESDEMARAGERVVIVSRQARRLAELFLEAGRPIAEVEEITQPPTPGTITLLRGVLSEGWMLDHVWPAESDAPAGPATVLLTDTELFGWSKPESRQRRRARGLSPEAFFSDVSPGDYVVHVEHGIGIYRGLVRMTVDGIEREYLQVDYAAGDRLFVPVHQADRLARYVGPGEGAPPLSRLGTGEWEQTKARAQKAVRDLARELLELYAARATAQGHAFQPDTPWQAEMEEAFPYTETPDQLMAVEEVKADMERPLPMDRLICGDVGYGKTEVALRSAFKAVMDGKQVAVLVPTTVLAQQHYKRFQERLAAFPVIVEMLSRFRSRQEQERILQELAAGKIDIIIGTHRLLQKDVRFKDLGLVIIDEEQRFGVAHKERLKQLRKEVDVLTLTATPIPRTLHMSLVGLRDMSTIDTPPEDRLPIKTILAPYDDNLVRQAILRELERGGQVYFVHNRVQGIEIIARKLQKLVPEATFAIAHGQMPEKELAQVMWDFANGEYDVLVCTTIIESGIDIPNVNTIIINRADTFGLAQLYQLRGRVGRGAVRAYAYLLYDKHHPLSPVARRRLEAIAEATELGAGFRIALEDLEIRGAGEILGARQHGHIAAIGLDMYSRLLSQAIQELREGGAPDEEEPKKKPGAGWRRPQLPKTIGADQPLVLIDLPLVAYIPESYIPEEPLRLQMYRRLAELSTHAEIDELAAELRDRFGPLPVEVENLFFQLHVRADALQLGIEAIVRENNSLVIRCIGLELIDRDALQQKLGSAVKVARRHIAIPLDEQGIWREVLTKVLSELAVAA
- a CDS encoding aminoacyl-tRNA hydrolase; this encodes MPVEWKIIVGLGNPGARYARNRHNVGFQCVDALAGAHGLSFSMEPRLHAQIAQGTIAGVPALLVKPMTYMNLSGKAVQAVLHYYRRTPADLLVVYDDLDLPLGRVRMRPAGGSGGHKGMQSIIQALGTEEFARLRIGIGRPSAGDPADYVLQDFTTDEAIEIARAIDRALEAIQLWLQGDLDAAMNHVNRPVEGQRIEKS